Below is a genomic region from Laspinema palackyanum D2c.
TGCTGGTGGTGGGTTCTCACAATGGGGGACTCGCGGCACCGGATATGTTTATGTTTATGTATGATTGGTTCCGTCGCCAAGGGTTCGATCGCCTGACCTACGGACTGATGCACCCGACGGTTTGGGATATCTTTCCCGAGACGGTGGTTCGGCAAGCGGCCCAATGTGGGGCGCTACGGGCGCATCCCAAAATGGCGATCGCAGCCCTGCAAAAGGGGGCAACGGTGTTAGTCTATCCTGGAGGTGCCGAGGATGTGTTTCGACCCCATCACCTCCGGGATAAAATTTATTTTGCAGGACGCCAAGGGTTTATTAAGTTAGCCTTACGCGAAAATGCCCCAATTTTACCGATTATTTCCTATGGTGCTCATGACACTCTGTTTGTGATGGCGGATATTTACAAAGAAATGCGCCAGTTGCATGAGGAGTGGGGGATGCCTTGGTTATTTGGAATTGATCCGGTGGTGTTTCCGATTTATTTGGGGTTGCCTTGGGGGATTGCTTTTGGACCTTGGCCGAATTTTCCCCTTCCGGCGAAGATTCATACCCGGGTTTGTGCACCCGTCGCCTTTGAGCGGTATGGAAGAGAGGCAGCCAGCGATCGCGACTATGTAAATGAGTGCTATCAGTTGGTTTGTACTCAGATGCAACAGTCTTTGGACCAGTTGATTGCCCAAGTGGGCGATCGGTCCTAGTTTGTCGTTGAGGTTATCGCAGTGCCAGGAAGAGACTAATTAGGGCGATCGCCACCAGGGCGATCGCGCCGGGATGTCTCCTCACCCATCGATTCACGCCGGAAAAGGACCCCGATTGAG
It encodes:
- a CDS encoding glycerol acyltransferase, with amino-acid sequence MEGLGEALFDNLESFFKPDFLARKGDRHPYDGWSLDQRDPRVIQSFMPLWEWAYQHYFSVQTDGWHHVLPEGKMLVVGSHNGGLAAPDMFMFMYDWFRRQGFDRLTYGLMHPTVWDIFPETVVRQAAQCGALRAHPKMAIAALQKGATVLVYPGGAEDVFRPHHLRDKIYFAGRQGFIKLALRENAPILPIISYGAHDTLFVMADIYKEMRQLHEEWGMPWLFGIDPVVFPIYLGLPWGIAFGPWPNFPLPAKIHTRVCAPVAFERYGREAASDRDYVNECYQLVCTQMQQSLDQLIAQVGDRS